Below is a genomic region from Oreochromis niloticus isolate F11D_XX linkage group LG13, O_niloticus_UMD_NMBU, whole genome shotgun sequence.
TTTGAATGTATATTCATAGACTAGTACGATTGTGGTATGTCATTCCCATGTCGAGAGAAGCTGCTAGGGTTAAAACGGCTCATTAAATTATAGTGCAATCCCCACATTGTACAGCCTAATATCACACCACTGGGAATGCTAGAAAATGTACAACAGTCAATAGACAACTACTGTTAGGATTGTAATAGTTTGGAAGGCCGGGAATTACTCTACCAAAATCCTGTGAATGAAGGTGGGTGTTGTGTCACAAAAGTCTTACATTTGTAAGACAGATGACATCTCCTTCTGttacacatgcacgcacacatacacaaagggTGAGGCACCTGTGAATGACTAGGACAGCAGACAGACGAGCAGACTTTGGAGTATCTCTGTAAATACATAATTAGATATTAGTGACATCATCATGCTATATTGAAATCAGTCCCTTGTGGAAAAGAATGCGTTCGGAGCTCCCTCCGTAAGACGGGATCGCTCGGATCACCAATTTGTTGGTTGCTCCCTCAGGAagtgtctttttctctcttgtCCACCAGGTGGCCGTAGattcatttctatttttatgGCCAGGAAATGAGCCATGAGTCTTACGGCTCCAGGAAGGTGTTACCCACATGCACAGAGGCAGGATCAGGTTCACAATGCCATCTCTCAGCCATCACGGAGGAAAGGGGAAAAGTGATCTGAGATCAGGGTTTAGGGAGAGCATCCTTCTTCTGAGTTCAACCAATAAAAGGCTGTGATAGTCCCTCCGTCAGCAAGAGCAATAAAAGTTCAAATAAAACAGGCAGGGGCTGGTTGGGTGTTAGGTGTGCAGGTGGCTGTGAGCCCactgcttgctttctttctctgtgtctCTGGGATGAAACGTAAGGTTCTGCATGATGAGGATGGGCGCTGGGGACACTCCTTTGTTGCTTGGAGGAAGCCACTGGGGGGTCCAGTTAGAGGGAGGGGGCCCTCTCTGTGTCCTCAGGACTCAGCTCTCAACAGAGACACGAGCACAAGCTTGCAAGTCGGGagacagccacacacacacaacacacatgcagtcagactctttctctctctctcttcaatcCCGAGTCCTCTTACACACCCACGCACACGTACCCCTCTCTGGTGCCAGTGTCCTCACTGGTCCAGATGTTTAGATGACATTGTCAAACAGCTGCATGGACTGCATGATGTTCTCATCCTACACAGAGGCAAGAGATGTGCATAAGTTTATGTGCAATTTGTGGTTTTATGGAGAGTTATGTTCAGAAAATAGTTCTTGGTCAGGTGCAGTGATTTCCTAGAAAGAGCAAGACTAGATGTCTCCCCTGACTTTCTTTATGCTACAATTAGCTCACTCTCCAGTTGTAGTTACGTGATTAGCGTGGTGGGATTCTAAAGAAGTGCATTTCCTAAAATGTTTTCAATACTCCTTCAGGATTTGGAATGGTCTACCTTTTTGCAAGACTCAATGAATTCATCTATGGTTACCACCCCATCTTTATTCCGGTCCATTTTCTGAAATGAAAATACAACAACTTTTTGGCTAACAGCATCGTTGTTTTCCCAAAAACAATATTGGTGCCATCAATATTTCTCTGCTTTTAAACAATCATTAAATGAGGGGGAAAGAAaacattgctatgtttgacctGGAAGAAGCTCTCCACATGTTCTCTTGGGGCATCGTCCTGCATGGTGGGGTATGTGTATTTCCCCATCATGTCATAGATGGACTTCATGATGTCCAGCATCTCCTGTAAAGTGTAtggagaaacagagaaaacagtATTGAGAATTtccaataaaaatgattttttttttttcattgtgtgATGGAAAATGTCATGGATAGATATTCTGACAGAAACCTCCATATACTTGCAAAATACTGATAATGAGTAATCATCAGCAAGTAATTCAAAGGGACCAAGAAATCAACAAATCCAACACAATCACATGTGTGTTACCTCTTTGGTGATGCAACCATCCTTGTTCAAGTCATAGAGGTTGAATGCCCAGTTTAACCGGTCATTAATGGTCCCTCTCAGGATGATAGACAGGCCAAATACAAAGTCCTGCGACATAAGCGGGAACGATTTCCTGCATTGTGTTATCTTTACTTAAATGTTGACACAGTAAATAAAGCCAAACCTTTATCACAGCCTAATCTGGGTGTACAAATACATATTTGTGTGGAAACACAAGTGATGACAAATTTCAGAAGAGCGCACGTTTTCCTTTATTCCTCAAAAGAAGCTGATATGTAAGAATAGAATAGAGCTTACCTCGAAACTAACCGAGCCGTTTTTGTTCGTGTCGAAGGcttcaaacaggaaatgtgCATACATACTTGAATCTGCAAAGGTAGAGACTTACAGTAACCCGTGTGCCCTCAAAACATGTCTTTGAACAGCTGCGATTAGCAGCAGTCTAAATATAGAgtagatataaaaataatttcaaataCAACTGGAGGCGAGTGGTTAACATTTCATCAACCTAAatattgtgaaatgaaaaatcaCTTTGCCTCTCCGCAGTGCACATACCTCAGTCCAGCCGAGTAGACTTAGAGTAAGATAATTATATTCGCTTCACTGTCATGACAAAAAGCTAAATTAACATTAACAACTGTTGtttgaacttttatttttaatttaattttgaaataaattaaactACTGGCACTGTTGGACCTCTTCGTGCTTATTGTTGGGAGAACTCACCTCCCTGAGGGAAGAACTGGGAGTAAATGTTCTTAAAGTTCTCCTCATTTACCACACCACTTGGGCACTCCTgggaaaacaaataaagaaaataaatttttaaaaatgtaaactcATTAATTCCCATCTTGCACAGGATATGCACACATGCAGCTAGAACCCCTGTTTTCTTACTGTCTTCTGTAACCAGACCTACATTTTTGAAGCCCCTGTAGAGGACTTGGAGCTCCTTTTTGGTAAACTTAGTTTGCTCCTGCAGCTTGTCCATGCTTTCAGGGCGATGGCACACAGTGGATAACTCAAAGTCATCTTCCACGCTGTCTGTGAGGGACAGATAAGTTTTAGTTAGCATCTACACCACATTAACCCCCAATGTAGCCATGACCTGGCCAAGATATCTAGCTGAAGTTATCAAATGGATCTTGAGCTTATCATAAAGTTTAAATCTTATACAGAAGACATGGAGAACATTACTAATTATTGTgatattttaattaaacataaaCACGATTTTCCATACATGGCTGTGAGATTACTAGCGCTAGAAATTTCCACACATCTTTGTAGCATCTTAAGTATTATCTGAAAAGCTGAAGCAAACTACAGACAACGAGTGGCCTGTGAGGAAGTGGAAGAAGAGGTTTATCACTCATAAAAATGGAAGAGACATTTAAAAAGTTCAAAGTAAAGACACTGCCAGATATTTCTTATTCCATTTGCATTCTAGCTGGAACCTATTAGCTTTCACCTGACTTTGACCTCTGTACTGTAAACCAGGTATTTCTGGTATATAAaataccaacacacacacattccagTACCCAAATATATGGCACACGCCTCaaatcacaaaaagaaaaacagctctgACCCACAATCCACAACACCAGATAGTTGTAGAGTTTCTGGAGTCTGTAAGGGTGTATGTGGATTTATGTGTAGCCTGAATGTTTTGATGTGACTTTATCCACACAAGCGTCTGCGCCAGTCTTCTCAACTGACTAAAGAGGCAGGTAGGAGAAAGCAGAGATGTATAGAGTGAAAGAGCACTTGCTTTGACTGATTGAGGGGGTAGTCGAAGGCTTGCAGCACGGCAGCAGTTTGAGGAATCGCTGCTTTATGGTTTTTTTGCTTTGGCTGGGGGAAGGGTTACCTGAAATCACCAACCATAGCACAAGAGTTAGATACACATACACGCAAGTCTGTGatttacacgcacacacatgcctATAAAGTCATGCAACGGACAGATTCAACAACAGACGGATTCATGCTGCTGACTTGGCTTAGCAAAGGGAGACCACCAACTTCAAGCTGTAGATAGTACCACCTGCACTCAGTTTCACCCCAATAAACACACAGTTTACCCCATAAGACTGACTTGTATCACGGTGCCATATCCAGTACACTGACTTTAGAAATATTAGTGCCGAGTATACCAATTCAAAACATAAACCAGTATTGTACTCACATTCAGCTTAAACAACCACTTAATGGTAATGGAAAGCAATTTGCAAGAAGGGTGTACAGAAAAACAACCTCAGCCAGAGCCCATAACATCTACCAGagattgttttgtgtgtcacgAAATGAATATTAGTAGACGCAAAACACATTGGCACGGATAAACCTGGGTACTTACTGCAAAGAGGTCCACATATCCCTTTAAGGAGGACCCCAGCAGTCTGAGGGATGAAGTAGGACATGATGGACTGAAATCCAACACAACCACAGCACCCCCACTGATTTATCTCACCTTTGTTATGTCTCACACTGTTATCTCTCTGCTCTGTGGAGCAGGGGCTCTGGCCCTCCTGACAACATGTGGCTCTGCCATCATTTGCAACCAGAACAGGCAGAGCCCACTCTCCAAGCATACCAGATTCTCCTATCGAGCAGTCTCACAGAGGCTCAGCCATAGGCACAAGGGTCTGCTTGTGGGCaagtgtggggtttttttgcaaacAGGCTCATCAGCTGACAACAATGCAGACGTAACAATCAAATGCTTCACGACCAgtgaaatgtgcaaaaataaGTCAGAAAATGTCCAGTGTAACCCACAAAAGATTAATCATGGAGTAAGTGGAGccataaaatgaatgaataaattaatgacCTTTATGATATTTTAATATCTTAACTTCCAGAAACCTTCAGAACAGCTATTAAATGGACCTTGAGATGAGTGTTTCATTACCTACTTGTAATTTCTTCATAGACTATTGTTAGTCTAATTAACAGTGTGTATCGCTCATTATAGTTCATCATATTCAACATAAATAGCAACTATAGGTGTCAAAGAAGTAACGACAGTGTGCAATACATCAATTTGAAAGAGACAGTAAAGAAGCATACCAACAATGTATGAACACTAGTTACGCCTACATTGTTTTTAGTGCTCCAAAATCAgacattttttgttattataaCACTGAAATCAACATATCAGTACAGCAAAATGCTAAATCATAACATTTCTATGACTGGAAACTCTCTTGGGTAGCATTACAGATTACAGTTTGAACTGATCAGCATGCGTTATACTGATATGAAGGccaaaacagagacacaaacaaacagaaatgaacaaaaaaaaccgCTGTGATATCTACTGCCTGTGCTCCACACGGAACACTGAGTTTTAAATACTTGTGAGACCCATAAAAAGCCAAATCTGCTGGAGACTGTCAGTGATTAGATGTGCTTGTTTAGAGACACATTTTCCTGGCTCCCTTTTAAAGCCCTCGCTCCATCTTTGTTATTTTGTCTgtatttttgtccttttctgGCGTTAAAATTTCTTGTTGTGATGTCTCAGTAAATGTGCTTTAGATGTCATGGCTATGATTCTCCTGAAATAGAGGTATTTGATCTCAGAGGCATTAACCTGAATATgcacacatatctatctatctatctatctatctatctatctatctatctatctatctatctatctctttTTAATATCCTCCATACTAACAGAGTCCTATGTCAAAAACAAGTAGGTTACTCCACTCCTTGAGCTACTGAAGACACGTGATCAATTTGTTCTCTAGCCTTTGAAGTTGAAATTGTTTTTTGAGTGGCACTGACAATGAGACCAGAACTTCTTTCATTCTGGCCTGAGTAggcagaaaagtaaaaaaaacaaaactgtgttcCTCGGTTATTGTGCAGCATCACGATGCTCTTACCCAGCATGCCCTGTAGTGATTGTGCAATTAGAGCGCAATAGTTTCCCTCAGGGCACACTGACAGACCATCACAACACTTCAGGAAGTAAGAGAACAGCTCTATTTTTAGTAAAATGGCAGCAGCACATTTTTGGCAATATTTAGTAACTTTTGAAGAAACTTCATAAACTCGAGAACTCTGAGGATTTTCTCAAGGAATGCAGAAAATCACGTGTAAGCCCTGAAACACAGGGAAGACAGCAAGCATCACGTATACACTGTACTGCTTAGTGTCTGTGAAAGTCCAACACTGGGACTTTTAGTTATGATCTCCAGGAGTGAAGCAGTGCAGAGCTACATTTTAAAAGTGGTTCGGTTAGTTCCCCAAGCACCTTTAGTTTTAAATGAGTCCGGGGACCTTTACCTTTACTTTCCACTTCTCCTTCGTCTTTTTCTTCTAAACTGCAATCAAGCTGGTTAGTAAGGTTGGAGGCAAAAgaccaccaaaaaacaaaagagagagagagaatgatgCTCAAAATCAGTGCAGCAGAGGAATTTCCCAAAATGCCTCCACTGTTACAGCCTTGCTGTCTGGTAAAAGCTTGACTGTTCCAAACAGCACAGTCCCAGTCTGCCATGCAGCCTTAAAAATGTGTGGCCTCAGGGTGCGCTGGTGGCACACATTTCACATAGCTGCAACCTGCTGGTTTAATTCCTTTATTGCATATAATACccctctgtctccctccccCATTCTGTATCTGCTTCACTACTGTACACCatctaaaaatgttaaaatgcccTAACCTGCTCGCCCAGacgagaaaaaaagagaaaaggaaatcTGCACTCTTTAAGCCGAGGCGTAGACAAGCATGAAGACACCACCAGGGTGGCCTTTCTCAGACTTCCTAAAACTCTCCCTGGAGCTTTGCAGTGTCCTCTCCAGAGAACACTGTAAAGCTCTTCATGACGAACAAACTGAGTTTcactttaaatcaaaacaatgagaatattttaaaatgcaggtCCTCATCGCATTAATAAATGTCACGTACAGCCTGTGGCTGATTATAATGAACGAGCTACTGAATGGGCTGCAGTTCTAATACTTTGAACTTATATGTGACATAGAGAGACACAGATACACCAAGCATACACCAAACCTCATAAAAAagatctctctttctctctagctatctctctctctctctcacacacacacacacacacacacagacacacacacacacagacacacagacacactacACAGGACTGTAAATGGGTGTGACAGACAGAACAGCTAGGCAGTGAAAGAATTAGGCTAAAACTACTTCATGTTAAcctcaaacacagaaacacaccatGAATACACATGCAGACGCCTGCCTCTCCAGGTAAGTGTTCTCTTCCAGCTGTCCCCTGACTATATTTATCAATTTAACCCTTTCCgtgcctctgtttttcttttgaataATTTCTCTTACCTGTCATAGAAATGTCGATGAGCCCCAGAAAGTGCATCAGTTTGAGGGAACTGCAGACCACCAGGAGGATACCCACAGTCTGCAGCCCCTCCACCTCCCACTTGTCTTGGAAGAACAGATGCATCCTTCCCCCCCTTCCTCTCCCTCTTTTCCTATCACCAAAAATCTTTCTCTTGCCTAGGGGCAACCGTGCCCCCCCCTCAGTTTCCAGCCCAGAATGCAATGTCTTTGTCTTCAGTCTCTCCTCTCAGTCTCCAGCTATATCCCGGCGTTCGGCCATCCTAACTCCGCACAGCTCCCCACCCGCTGTCTTCACTGAAGGTAGATTGTTATTCTCCTCGTTTCTTCTTCGAGAGTGGTAAGTGCGTGGCAGCAGGAATTTCGACTTGCTACTCCACCCCCACCTCCTCTGAGGCTGTCAAAGGTGGTTTAAGTTCCAGGTGAACTTCGGACAATGCACTGTGTGTGTCCTGGCAGGTTGGTGGCAATTGTTTTCTGACTCTCTCTGGTTTTCTTGCTACTGACTCAAACTCTCTGTTCTATCTGcctgtcctccctctctttcttgcC
It encodes:
- the LOC100709045 gene encoding Kv channel-interacting protein 2 isoform X4, yielding MHLFFQDKWEVEGLQTVGILLVVCSSLKLMHFLGLIDISMTDSVEDDFELSTVCHRPESMDKLQEQTKFTKKELQVLYRGFKNECPSGVVNEENFKNIYSQFFPQGDSSMYAHFLFEAFDTNKNGSVSFEDFVFGLSIILRGTINDRLNWAFNLYDLNKDGCITKEEMLDIMKSIYDMMGKYTYPTMQDDAPREHVESFFQKMDRNKDGVVTIDEFIESCKKDENIMQSMQLFDNVI
- the LOC100709045 gene encoding Kv channel-interacting protein 2 isoform X7, producing MKAKNRDQSLSDSRELDGSYDQLTDSVEDDFELSTVCHRPESMDKLQEQTKFTKKELQVLYRGFKNECPSGVVNEENFKNIYSQFFPQGDSSMYAHFLFEAFDTNKNGSVSFEDFVFGLSIILRGTINDRLNWAFNLYDLNKDGCITKEEMLDIMKSIYDMMGKYTYPTMQDDAPREHVESFFQKMDRNKDGVVTIDEFIESCKKDENIMQSMQLFDNVI
- the LOC100709045 gene encoding Kv channel-interacting protein 2 isoform X2; its protein translation is MSQCRKRCKRQLTKVARYFYRFLMGTLTQGNPSPSQSKKTIKQRFLKLLPCCKPSTTPSISQNSVEDDFELSTVCHRPESMDKLQEQTKFTKKELQVLYRGFKNECPSGVVNEENFKNIYSQFFPQGDSSMYAHFLFEAFDTNKNGSVSFEDFVFGLSIILRGTINDRLNWAFNLYDLNKDGCITKEEMLDIMKSIYDMMGKYTYPTMQDDAPREHVESFFQKMDRNKDGVVTIDEFIESCKKDENIMQSMQLFDNVI
- the LOC100709045 gene encoding Kv channel-interacting protein 2 isoform X5, whose translation is MLNLDGLEVIAVLLVMGLFIKVLEQFGMFEPVGGEDSVEDDFELSTVCHRPESMDKLQEQTKFTKKELQVLYRGFKNECPSGVVNEENFKNIYSQFFPQGDSSMYAHFLFEAFDTNKNGSVSFEDFVFGLSIILRGTINDRLNWAFNLYDLNKDGCITKEEMLDIMKSIYDMMGKYTYPTMQDDAPREHVESFFQKMDRNKDGVVTIDEFIESCKKDENIMQSMQLFDNVI
- the LOC100709045 gene encoding Kv channel-interacting protein 2 isoform X3; the protein is MKAKNRDQSLSDSRELDGSYDQLTGNPSPSQSKKTIKQRFLKLLPCCKPSTTPSISQNSVEDDFELSTVCHRPESMDKLQEQTKFTKKELQVLYRGFKNECPSGVVNEENFKNIYSQFFPQGDSSMYAHFLFEAFDTNKNGSVSFEDFVFGLSIILRGTINDRLNWAFNLYDLNKDGCITKEEMLDIMKSIYDMMGKYTYPTMQDDAPREHVESFFQKMDRNKDGVVTIDEFIESCKKDENIMQSMQLFDNVI
- the LOC100709045 gene encoding Kv channel-interacting protein 2 isoform X6; amino-acid sequence: MSQCRKRCKRQLTKVARYFYRFLMGTLTQDSVEDDFELSTVCHRPESMDKLQEQTKFTKKELQVLYRGFKNECPSGVVNEENFKNIYSQFFPQGDSSMYAHFLFEAFDTNKNGSVSFEDFVFGLSIILRGTINDRLNWAFNLYDLNKDGCITKEEMLDIMKSIYDMMGKYTYPTMQDDAPREHVESFFQKMDRNKDGVVTIDEFIESCKKDENIMQSMQLFDNVI
- the LOC100709045 gene encoding Kv channel-interacting protein 2 isoform X1, whose protein sequence is MHLFFQDKWEVEGLQTVGILLVVCSSLKLMHFLGLIDISMTGNPSPSQSKKTIKQRFLKLLPCCKPSTTPSISQNSVEDDFELSTVCHRPESMDKLQEQTKFTKKELQVLYRGFKNECPSGVVNEENFKNIYSQFFPQGDSSMYAHFLFEAFDTNKNGSVSFEDFVFGLSIILRGTINDRLNWAFNLYDLNKDGCITKEEMLDIMKSIYDMMGKYTYPTMQDDAPREHVESFFQKMDRNKDGVVTIDEFIESCKKDENIMQSMQLFDNVI